One genomic window of Corynebacterium diphtheriae includes the following:
- a CDS encoding IS110 family transposase: MTYDYVIGMDACKYFHHACVLDIDGTQVLSKRINQNEQSLRALFSAFSAYDHKVLVVVDQPNNIGRLTVAVAQDIGIDVRYLPGLAMRQLSRIHAGNAKTDIRDAYIIAHAAKNLPESLRSVDRVEEAFLQLKVLNGIDEDLARSYTRLINQIRSALVGCYPQFEQALRGQIIHRKWVLHLLARYGGPTKIKRLGKAKAAAFARRYKARNPEPVLDAIFAAISEQTVTIAGAHYAEMGVAMSAKDALLKLEHRQQIEKEVIELINDIPHTQFLLSMPGIGPKTAAQILMTAGDMSDFPSAGHLASYAGLSPRTNQSGTSIMSNSLNRAGNKKLKNALWQSSFASIRFHERSRQFYERKRREGKRHNAAVVALARRRLNVLYAMMRNHEHYHDPAPSQEDLAA, from the coding sequence ATGACCTACGACTATGTCATCGGCATGGACGCCTGCAAATACTTTCACCACGCTTGCGTCTTAGATATCGACGGCACCCAGGTGCTATCTAAGCGCATCAATCAAAATGAACAATCCCTGCGCGCACTGTTTTCAGCGTTCAGCGCATACGACCACAAGGTCCTTGTCGTCGTGGACCAGCCCAATAACATTGGGCGACTAACTGTCGCAGTTGCCCAAGATATCGGAATCGACGTGCGCTACCTTCCAGGTTTGGCTATGCGTCAACTCTCACGCATCCACGCTGGTAATGCCAAAACTGATATCCGGGATGCATATATCATCGCCCACGCTGCAAAGAACCTTCCGGAATCCCTCCGCAGTGTCGACCGCGTCGAAGAAGCCTTCCTCCAGTTGAAAGTCCTCAACGGCATCGACGAAGACTTAGCGCGCTCCTACACCAGGCTCATCAATCAGATTCGAAGTGCATTAGTTGGCTGTTACCCGCAATTCGAACAAGCCCTTCGCGGCCAGATAATCCACCGCAAGTGGGTTCTGCACCTACTTGCACGCTACGGCGGGCCCACCAAAATAAAGCGCTTAGGTAAGGCCAAGGCAGCCGCCTTTGCTCGACGATATAAGGCACGAAATCCCGAACCTGTCCTCGATGCCATATTCGCTGCCATCTCTGAGCAAACAGTCACTATTGCAGGTGCACACTATGCCGAAATGGGCGTAGCAATGTCGGCGAAGGACGCACTTTTAAAGCTCGAGCACCGCCAACAAATCGAAAAGGAAGTCATCGAGCTCATCAACGACATCCCCCACACCCAATTCCTGCTATCCATGCCGGGAATCGGGCCAAAGACAGCTGCCCAAATTCTCATGACCGCGGGCGATATGTCCGACTTTCCGTCAGCTGGGCACCTAGCCTCCTACGCTGGCTTATCGCCCCGAACGAATCAGTCCGGAACCTCAATCATGTCGAACTCACTGAACCGAGCCGGCAATAAAAAATTAAAGAACGCCCTATGGCAATCATCTTTTGCATCCATCAGATTCCACGAGCGTTCCCGGCAATTCTATGAACGAAAGCGCCGTGAAGGCAAAAGGCACAACGCCGCAGTAGTAGCACTAGCCCGCAGACGACTCAACGTCCTCTACGCCATGATGCGCAACCACGAGCACTACCACGATCCCGCACCATCACAGGAAGACCTAGCAGCCTAG
- a CDS encoding DUF3239 domain-containing protein has translation MAHFSFPIDADFAAKNNELLKDTKRLQLSAGLFGIIQILIGVGLYFWLGGAFGIICLAVFAIMALISFAMIFVVPKQVGNAQHLYDNYDLVPAMIAEVNPRDMVVMALVNTNVDPTLPPRWALATRNITAIPGIEGDTRKVGTRIPAVAVTGQRSVGNQDSWDQISPMPIAWATPDSSVIARAESTIPSEQWTTLSKNLNKLDQVRETKFDLLEL, from the coding sequence ATGGCACACTTCTCCTTCCCCATCGACGCCGACTTCGCCGCAAAAAACAACGAGCTACTCAAAGACACCAAACGCCTCCAACTCTCCGCAGGTCTATTTGGAATCATTCAAATCCTCATCGGCGTGGGCCTTTACTTCTGGCTAGGTGGAGCATTCGGCATCATCTGTCTTGCAGTATTCGCCATCATGGCACTGATTAGCTTCGCCATGATCTTCGTTGTGCCCAAACAAGTAGGAAACGCACAACACCTCTACGACAACTACGACCTCGTCCCCGCCATGATCGCCGAAGTCAACCCCCGCGACATGGTTGTGATGGCACTGGTCAACACCAACGTCGACCCCACCCTTCCACCCCGATGGGCACTAGCAACGCGCAACATCACCGCAATCCCAGGCATCGAAGGCGACACCCGAAAAGTAGGCACCCGCATCCCAGCAGTCGCCGTCACCGGCCAACGCTCCGTGGGGAACCAAGACTCATGGGACCAAATTTCCCCCATGCCTATCGCATGGGCTACTCCAGATTCTTCAGTGATTGCTCGGGCAGAATCGACGATTCCTTCCGAACAATGGACCACATTGAGCAAGAACCTGAATAAGTTAGATCAAGTACGCGAAACAAAATTTGATCTACTGGAGTTGTAA
- a CDS encoding DNA repair helicase XPB — translation MVLGDGPLIVQSDKTVLLEVDHPRAQEARIALAPFAELERAPEHVHTYRITPLALWNSRAAGHDAEQVVHALETYSRFPVPQALLIDVAETMSRYGRVRLHKHPAHGLILESEEPAILAELLRHKKIKPMLGARIDDESIIVHPSERGRLKQELLKVGWPAEDLAGYVDGEAHPVALSTEHEQWELRDYQRMAADSFWEGGSGVVVLPCGAGKTMVGAAAMAKAQATTLILVTNTVAGRQWRDELLRRTTLTPEEIGEYSGEKKEIRPITIATYQVVTRKTKGEYRALELFDSRDWGLIIYDEVHLLPAPVFRLTSDLQSRRRLGLTATLVREDGREGDVFSLIGPKRYDAPWKDLETQGFIATAECTEVRTTMTESERMVYATAENQDRYRLAACAASKLRAVDKLVAQHTGQPTLIIGAYVDQLAEIGERLHTPVVDGSTSNKKREELFSAFRNGEITTLVVSKVANFSIDLPEAAVAIQVSGTFGSRQEEAQRLGRLLRPKADGAHAHFYTVVSRDSLDSDYAAHRQRFLAEQGYAYRIIDAADLPALTKD, via the coding sequence GTGGTACTTGGCGACGGCCCGCTGATCGTCCAATCTGACAAAACCGTGCTGCTTGAAGTGGATCATCCCCGCGCACAAGAAGCCCGCATCGCTCTGGCGCCTTTCGCTGAGCTCGAGCGCGCTCCCGAGCACGTCCACACTTACCGCATCACCCCACTGGCGCTGTGGAACTCCCGCGCAGCTGGTCACGACGCCGAACAAGTAGTACACGCACTAGAAACCTATTCGCGTTTCCCCGTCCCCCAAGCCCTGCTTATCGACGTCGCCGAGACGATGTCACGCTACGGCCGAGTGCGCCTGCACAAGCACCCCGCCCACGGACTGATCTTAGAATCCGAAGAACCAGCAATTCTGGCCGAGCTTCTTCGCCATAAGAAGATCAAACCCATGCTAGGTGCTCGTATCGACGACGAATCCATCATCGTCCACCCCTCCGAACGCGGACGCTTAAAACAAGAACTCCTGAAAGTCGGTTGGCCAGCAGAAGACCTCGCAGGCTACGTCGACGGTGAGGCTCACCCCGTAGCATTGTCCACCGAACATGAGCAGTGGGAACTTCGCGACTACCAGCGCATGGCTGCAGACTCCTTCTGGGAGGGCGGCTCCGGAGTCGTGGTACTGCCCTGTGGCGCTGGAAAAACCATGGTCGGTGCCGCTGCCATGGCAAAAGCCCAAGCCACCACACTGATCTTGGTGACCAATACCGTAGCCGGCCGCCAGTGGCGTGACGAGCTCCTTCGCCGCACCACCCTCACCCCCGAAGAAATCGGGGAATACTCAGGCGAGAAAAAAGAAATCCGCCCCATCACCATCGCCACCTACCAAGTTGTCACCCGCAAAACTAAAGGTGAATACCGCGCACTCGAACTATTCGACTCACGCGACTGGGGACTCATTATCTACGACGAAGTCCACCTCCTCCCCGCCCCCGTCTTCCGACTCACCTCAGACCTCCAATCACGTCGCCGTCTAGGACTTACCGCAACACTCGTCCGCGAAGACGGACGCGAAGGCGACGTATTCTCTCTCATCGGCCCCAAGCGCTACGACGCCCCATGGAAAGACCTAGAAACCCAAGGTTTTATCGCCACCGCCGAATGCACCGAAGTGCGCACCACCATGACCGAATCGGAACGCATGGTCTACGCCACGGCCGAAAATCAAGACCGCTACCGCCTTGCAGCCTGCGCGGCCAGCAAACTGCGTGCCGTCGATAAGCTCGTAGCACAACACACAGGACAGCCCACCCTCATCATCGGCGCCTACGTCGACCAACTAGCAGAAATCGGCGAACGCCTACACACCCCCGTGGTTGATGGTTCCACATCCAATAAAAAACGTGAAGAACTCTTCTCTGCCTTCCGCAACGGTGAAATCACCACCCTCGTCGTGAGCAAAGTAGCAAACTTCTCCATCGACCTGCCCGAAGCCGCCGTAGCGATTCAAGTCTCCGGAACCTTCGGATCCCGCCAAGAAGAGGCCCAACGACTCGGCCGCCTGCTACGCCCCAAAGCAGACGGTGCCCACGCGCATTTCTACACTGTAGTAAGCCGCGATAGCCTAGATAGTGACTACGCAGCCCACCGGCAACGATTCCTCGCCGAACAGGGCTACGCCTACCGCATCATCGACGCCGCCGACCTGCCCGCACTCACCAAGGACTAA
- a CDS encoding helicase-associated domain-containing protein — MTSSNDSTSTTAIFRQWLHNLDEDALHRVLEHRPDTTHPLPPGISSLAARLSLRASIMRALVRLNARELAVLEAASIAGAEIEPVDAPKLVELVRSYSEQNTHDTNRWAPSESELLATIDTLRDYALLFGELAALRIAPDVMDALPAGWQLLPSAHVPNATELPEILEGLTTKQRSILHTLAQSGGTGVTKDAAIDADPSRPIPQLIALGLVTRHNSHTVTLPMSVRFALSGKPAPVLPLCPVAVSQEISSASRVEEQSTAAGLEAVRLTRVLIDVLSDSPIALLKDNAVGVRPVATLSRALDVEETTLYRVIAAAMGAGLIAKGVPDPLPTNDTGGDYLAPTGRADEWNAQPLSVQWAWLMLGWWEHATLNVAAIGQPDEKNKPHRLLSAATISDKLPSTRVLVLQSAASHVFPHGGDKGVLLANFGFDSPIRASRLARDVFDDITDSAQFLGILGPRWEPTTVLRLLAHNDHHVDLLGRLCEATASLTPAESDRLIPQGDMTILAPAPLPFEAHTMMALMSDTESMGLATVFRLNSTSVRRALDAGKTDSDLVGFLKDHTIGDLPQSLVYLISDTARRHGALRGGPALSYVRCDDPALLLEVSRIEAAADLGFRIIAPTVLIAQAPLAQVLETIRSAGFAPAAENAQGLSIDIRPHPTRVATPTVRPTMPQEDPAHIRQALLTLLRDRDASRGETHDIEGSDAVSVLHSAMRANHKVHVGIVDKQGQALRYTVTPVTITGGHVSAVDADSGEVIHFMLHRITEVALDSGA; from the coding sequence ATGACCAGTTCCAACGATTCCACCTCAACTACTGCGATTTTCCGCCAATGGCTACACAACTTAGACGAGGATGCACTCCATCGCGTCCTTGAGCACCGGCCCGATACGACACATCCGCTACCTCCGGGAATCAGCTCTTTAGCAGCACGTTTATCCCTGCGGGCGTCGATCATGCGGGCTCTGGTGCGGTTAAATGCACGCGAACTCGCTGTGCTCGAGGCTGCCAGCATCGCCGGCGCAGAAATCGAACCTGTGGATGCCCCCAAACTGGTGGAACTCGTGCGTTCATATAGCGAGCAGAATACCCACGACACCAACCGTTGGGCTCCTAGTGAGTCTGAGCTGCTAGCGACAATAGACACCTTGCGCGACTACGCGCTACTTTTCGGCGAATTGGCTGCACTACGAATCGCCCCCGACGTTATGGACGCGCTGCCAGCGGGATGGCAGCTTTTGCCCTCAGCACACGTGCCCAACGCCACCGAGCTTCCCGAGATACTCGAAGGCCTCACCACCAAACAACGCAGCATCTTGCACACCCTCGCGCAATCAGGTGGTACCGGAGTAACAAAAGATGCAGCAATCGACGCTGACCCCTCTCGACCAATCCCGCAGCTTATTGCCCTCGGCTTGGTCACCCGCCATAACAGTCACACGGTTACTCTTCCCATGTCAGTGCGCTTTGCACTCAGCGGTAAACCTGCCCCCGTTTTGCCACTGTGCCCAGTGGCAGTGTCACAGGAAATCTCCTCAGCATCTCGAGTCGAGGAACAAAGCACCGCAGCAGGTCTAGAAGCCGTACGACTCACACGCGTTCTTATCGATGTTCTCAGCGATTCCCCCATTGCTTTATTAAAAGACAATGCTGTGGGTGTACGTCCCGTCGCAACGCTGTCACGTGCACTGGATGTCGAAGAAACCACACTTTATCGTGTCATCGCAGCTGCAATGGGAGCTGGGCTTATTGCTAAAGGCGTACCCGATCCGCTTCCTACCAATGACACCGGCGGGGACTACCTAGCGCCCACCGGACGTGCCGACGAATGGAACGCCCAGCCGCTATCTGTGCAATGGGCGTGGCTCATGCTCGGTTGGTGGGAGCACGCAACGCTCAATGTCGCAGCAATTGGGCAGCCCGATGAGAAGAACAAACCTCATCGCCTGCTCAGCGCCGCAACTATCTCTGATAAGTTGCCTAGCACTCGCGTGCTTGTCCTGCAGTCCGCAGCATCCCATGTGTTTCCCCACGGGGGAGATAAAGGCGTTTTGCTAGCGAACTTCGGCTTCGATTCTCCTATCAGAGCTTCACGGCTTGCTCGCGACGTTTTCGATGACATCACGGATTCTGCTCAATTCTTGGGAATTCTTGGGCCCCGTTGGGAACCGACCACAGTGCTTCGCCTCCTTGCTCACAACGACCACCATGTAGATCTTCTGGGTCGCCTCTGTGAAGCCACCGCTAGTCTCACTCCCGCTGAATCCGATCGGCTGATCCCCCAAGGCGACATGACCATCTTGGCGCCAGCACCGCTTCCCTTCGAGGCCCACACCATGATGGCTCTCATGTCGGATACCGAATCCATGGGGTTGGCCACCGTGTTTAGGCTTAATAGCACTAGTGTCCGCCGCGCCCTAGACGCTGGCAAAACAGATTCGGATCTTGTCGGATTCCTCAAAGACCACACGATCGGCGATCTGCCACAATCCTTGGTCTACTTGATTAGCGATACCGCACGCCGCCACGGGGCACTTCGCGGCGGACCAGCGCTGAGCTATGTGCGTTGCGACGACCCTGCGCTCCTCCTAGAGGTTTCTCGTATTGAGGCCGCAGCCGATCTAGGTTTTCGGATCATCGCCCCGACAGTCTTGATTGCCCAGGCACCACTGGCACAAGTACTCGAGACAATCCGCTCAGCGGGTTTTGCGCCCGCCGCTGAAAACGCCCAAGGGCTTAGTATCGACATCCGCCCTCACCCCACACGGGTAGCTACTCCAACCGTGCGACCGACGATGCCGCAGGAAGATCCGGCGCACATTCGACAAGCACTATTAACGCTGCTTCGAGATCGCGACGCATCCCGTGGGGAAACTCATGACATAGAGGGTTCCGACGCTGTCAGCGTGCTCCATTCCGCTATGAGGGCTAATCATAAGGTCCACGTGGGAATCGTCGATAAGCAAGGCCAAGCGTTGCGCTACACCGTAACGCCGGTGACGATCACAGGCGGGCACGTCAGCGCAGTTGATGCTGATTCAGGCGAGGTCATCCACTTCATGCTGCACCGAATCACGGAAGTCGCACTCGATTCCGGTGCATAA
- a CDS encoding resuscitation-promoting factor Rpf1 domain-containing protein has protein sequence MARHARKTASTKAKFAASTVAFGTAATLLAPTASAAPDSDWDRLAGCEAGGNWAINTGNGFFGGLQFTASTWNAYGGGQYAPTANGATREQQIAVAEKVLAGQGWGAWPACSAKLGLNSAPTPRDVVANAPAPVQAAVAGAQEYAAQAGLNTEELAVDALYNAIKVRLAGTGLGIPPQIEAFYQANRTNFNGFYMANRGAIDFIFSM, from the coding sequence ATGGCACGTCACGCTCGCAAGACCGCTTCCACGAAGGCAAAATTCGCAGCTTCTACCGTTGCATTCGGCACCGCCGCAACCCTTCTTGCCCCTACCGCTTCCGCAGCACCAGATTCCGACTGGGATCGCCTCGCAGGATGCGAAGCCGGCGGCAACTGGGCTATCAACACCGGCAACGGCTTCTTCGGCGGCCTGCAATTCACCGCTAGCACCTGGAACGCCTACGGTGGCGGACAGTACGCCCCAACCGCCAATGGTGCTACCCGCGAACAGCAGATCGCTGTTGCAGAAAAGGTCTTGGCAGGCCAAGGCTGGGGCGCATGGCCTGCATGCTCTGCAAAACTTGGACTGAACTCTGCCCCTACCCCACGCGACGTCGTTGCTAACGCACCCGCTCCCGTCCAAGCCGCAGTCGCCGGCGCACAAGAGTACGCTGCTCAGGCAGGACTTAATACCGAAGAGCTCGCAGTCGACGCCCTCTACAACGCCATCAAGGTACGCTTGGCAGGCACTGGCCTAGGTATCCCACCTCAGATTGAGGCTTTCTACCAAGCTAACCGCACTAACTTCAACGGCTTCTACATGGCTAACCGCGGCGCTATCGACTTCATCTTTAGCATGTAA
- a CDS encoding cold-shock protein, whose product MPQGKVLWYDVDKGFGFVSNPEGDDCFVSKDVLPQGVQKLEKGQRVEFDYVARGRGPQALRIKVLDTPRLRRPAQHKYSAEELNSMISDLATLLEIKVQPSLRAGRYPDRKEGRQVANILRAVAKELDM is encoded by the coding sequence GTGCCTCAAGGGAAGGTGCTTTGGTACGACGTTGATAAGGGATTCGGATTTGTGTCCAACCCCGAAGGAGACGACTGCTTTGTCAGCAAGGACGTTTTGCCTCAAGGCGTACAGAAGCTAGAAAAAGGTCAGCGCGTTGAATTCGACTACGTTGCGCGTGGTCGTGGTCCACAAGCGTTGCGCATCAAGGTCCTAGACACCCCTAGGCTTCGCCGCCCAGCACAACATAAGTACTCTGCCGAAGAGCTCAACAGCATGATCTCTGATCTGGCTACGCTGCTGGAGATCAAAGTGCAGCCGTCGCTACGCGCTGGGCGATACCCCGACCGTAAAGAAGGCCGACAGGTTGCTAACATTTTGCGCGCTGTTGCCAAAGAACTCGATATGTAA
- a CDS encoding DUF2771 domain-containing protein, protein MASRKTRRKNLIQLLSLVIAVVVVVLCSIAFQSWWNNRPGPEPNTVTITVSSGDVSQDITPFSVCEPGVPCDENEVPSIAVDKDGELKISVPKEVSDHDWSLLKIYDDPAANDQSFFGANEATEATVAGSVDPVRKKDDKRPRLVVAEVTSVLIGHDDQGVETPYTVTWSVSAK, encoded by the coding sequence ATGGCCAGTCGTAAGACCCGACGTAAGAATCTCATCCAACTGTTGTCACTCGTTATCGCCGTTGTGGTGGTAGTGCTGTGCTCTATTGCGTTCCAAAGCTGGTGGAATAACCGCCCAGGGCCAGAACCCAACACGGTGACCATCACCGTATCCTCCGGCGATGTTTCCCAAGACATCACCCCGTTTAGTGTCTGCGAACCAGGGGTGCCGTGCGATGAAAACGAGGTGCCAAGTATCGCTGTGGATAAAGACGGCGAGCTTAAAATCAGTGTGCCTAAGGAAGTATCCGACCATGACTGGTCGCTGTTGAAGATCTACGATGATCCAGCCGCAAACGACCAAAGCTTCTTTGGGGCCAACGAGGCAACAGAGGCGACAGTGGCGGGATCTGTCGATCCCGTGAGAAAGAAAGACGACAAACGTCCTCGCCTCGTCGTTGCTGAGGTGACCTCGGTTCTTATCGGACACGATGACCAAGGAGTAGAAACGCCTTACACCGTCACATGGTCGGTTTCGGCAAAGTAA
- a CDS encoding glutaminyl-peptide cyclotransferase, with translation MQCMIDAMRSIVSLTSHATLALAGSLAVAGCSLSPQPDHDTAATTPERLEARIHKVHRFDPQAFTQGLELDGDRLLVSTGFYGESGMFSMEVGNAPQQRTPLAPELFGEGITKTGDHIWQLTWHDGIAFKRDATTFQQLGTVAYEGEGWGLCHFDDRIIMSNGSDELIIRDPESFDERSRIQVTNQGNGVSNLNELECVPNDPATGKDTIYANVFLSTDIMRIDATTGAVTGIIDASNIPNNAVADSNNVLNGIAWIPGSDRFYITGKRWPDLYEVTFVSKMSNHGQS, from the coding sequence ATGCAATGCATGATAGATGCTATGCGATCGATCGTCTCGTTAACATCTCATGCCACTTTAGCGCTTGCGGGATCACTTGCCGTTGCAGGTTGCAGCCTATCACCACAGCCCGACCATGATACCGCAGCTACAACCCCAGAACGTTTAGAGGCACGCATCCATAAAGTCCACCGCTTTGACCCACAAGCTTTTACCCAAGGGCTCGAACTCGATGGCGACCGCCTCCTAGTCAGCACCGGTTTTTATGGCGAAAGCGGCATGTTTTCCATGGAGGTTGGCAACGCCCCGCAGCAGCGCACCCCACTCGCCCCTGAACTTTTCGGCGAAGGAATCACAAAAACCGGCGACCACATTTGGCAATTGACGTGGCACGACGGGATCGCTTTCAAACGTGACGCCACCACTTTTCAGCAGCTGGGCACCGTAGCCTACGAGGGCGAAGGCTGGGGTCTTTGCCACTTTGATGATCGCATAATCATGTCCAACGGCTCCGATGAGCTCATCATCCGCGATCCCGAATCGTTCGACGAGCGCTCTCGCATCCAGGTAACCAACCAAGGAAACGGAGTGTCCAACCTCAACGAGCTCGAATGCGTCCCCAATGACCCAGCCACCGGTAAGGACACCATCTACGCCAACGTTTTCCTCAGCACCGACATCATGCGTATCGACGCCACCACAGGTGCGGTCACCGGCATTATCGACGCCTCCAACATCCCCAACAATGCCGTCGCCGATAGCAATAACGTACTTAATGGAATTGCGTGGATTCCAGGTTCGGATCGCTTCTATATCACCGGTAAAAGGTGGCCGGACCTCTACGAGGTCACATTTGTTAGTAAGATGAGCAACCATGGCCAGTCGTAA
- a CDS encoding DUF3027 domain-containing protein, with protein sequence MGDVSPRKKRMRSHTKRRKKGMPSTPLIGKNAVAVARRGLEELGEGAVGEHIGVQQVSLESATHRFAAEVPGYDGWEWNAVVACVPGSKYVTLSEVALVLGGSALQPPRWVPYHERVRPGDLGPNDVMPPRDDDPRLTADERTAAMDFGTTKKLSKAGLNGTKVRWQNGAFGPQSEYAEKAKLPCYTCAFYVPMTDPVGKNFGVCTNEYSADGHIVHSRYGCGAHTDTPPVEPLGVVELQPFDDEHPVSVDTIS encoded by the coding sequence ATGGGGGACGTGTCACCCCGAAAGAAAAGAATGAGAAGCCATACCAAACGGCGTAAAAAAGGTATGCCGTCCACGCCACTCATCGGCAAGAATGCAGTCGCAGTTGCGCGACGTGGGCTTGAAGAACTCGGGGAGGGCGCAGTTGGTGAGCATATCGGTGTTCAGCAGGTGAGCCTTGAATCAGCGACCCACCGCTTTGCGGCGGAAGTGCCTGGGTATGACGGCTGGGAGTGGAATGCAGTGGTAGCGTGCGTTCCTGGCTCGAAATACGTGACCTTGAGTGAAGTGGCATTGGTGCTGGGTGGATCTGCGCTCCAGCCGCCACGGTGGGTGCCTTATCACGAACGAGTGCGCCCAGGTGATCTAGGGCCTAACGACGTCATGCCGCCGCGTGACGACGACCCCCGCCTCACCGCGGACGAGCGGACTGCGGCGATGGATTTTGGTACCACGAAAAAGCTTTCGAAGGCAGGACTTAACGGAACCAAAGTTCGGTGGCAAAATGGAGCTTTTGGCCCGCAGTCTGAGTATGCGGAAAAAGCGAAGCTTCCGTGTTATACCTGCGCTTTTTACGTTCCTATGACGGATCCGGTAGGAAAAAATTTCGGGGTATGTACCAATGAGTACTCTGCAGATGGTCATATCGTTCACTCCCGATATGGCTGCGGCGCTCACACTGATACTCCACCTGTAGAACCCCTCGGTGTAGTGGAATTACAGCCTTTTGACGATGAGCACCCAGTAAGCGTAGACACCATTTCTTAG